From a region of the Butyrivibrio sp. AE3004 genome:
- a CDS encoding GGDEF domain-containing response regulator produces the protein MGDNTNNKKILVVDDDDLVRMITVRMLKPSYNVITASSGQEAIELYEKERPDLILSDLMMPKMSGFEMMEKLRETYNFVIPVMFMTAYSSDDTETKGLEVGAVDYIRKPFKAEVLLHRINNIINNLDRISGLQKQTEIEPMTGLLNKMATARDVNTVAAKGRGIFMMIDLDSFKLVNDLYGHEKGDRVLIYFAELLRSIMRSSDIVGRVGGDEFVAFCQNVRDERMVAERTQFMNRKLLDYTKELLGEDMNIPIGVSVGATICPDEGTDYETLYKKADQALYTVKQAGKHNYAFYMHSEDKKPEKSAEGMEELHMLLREREIKRGAYVLGMDQFKLIYRFMMRFQKNYAWDVHFVVFSIEAEGADESKISNVTDHFMEVAASCLRGSDVMTRFGAANVLAIFLKTTETDCEVPIERIKEKWDQDPEAEGFAFKWDKEFMIQD, from the coding sequence ATGGGAGACAATACTAATAACAAAAAAATACTGGTTGTGGATGATGATGACCTTGTGAGAATGATAACGGTCAGAATGCTCAAACCAAGTTATAATGTCATAACTGCCTCATCGGGACAAGAGGCCATTGAGCTCTATGAAAAAGAGCGGCCGGACCTCATCCTGTCTGATCTTATGATGCCCAAAATGAGCGGCTTTGAAATGATGGAAAAACTAAGGGAGACATATAACTTCGTTATTCCGGTCATGTTCATGACGGCATATTCAAGCGATGATACTGAGACAAAGGGGCTTGAAGTAGGAGCTGTAGATTATATCAGAAAACCTTTTAAGGCAGAGGTTCTTCTCCATAGAATAAATAACATAATAAATAACCTCGATAGGATCAGTGGTCTGCAAAAACAGACAGAGATAGAGCCGATGACAGGCCTTCTCAACAAAATGGCGACAGCAAGAGATGTAAATACTGTTGCAGCTAAGGGCAGAGGAATTTTCATGATGATCGATTTGGACAGCTTTAAACTGGTCAATGATCTGTACGGTCATGAAAAGGGCGACAGGGTTCTTATTTATTTTGCGGAGCTTCTCCGCAGTATTATGAGATCCTCGGATATTGTGGGAAGAGTCGGAGGCGATGAGTTCGTGGCATTTTGTCAGAATGTCCGGGATGAAAGAATGGTCGCCGAGAGAACACAGTTCATGAACCGCAAGCTTTTGGATTATACCAAGGAGCTGCTTGGTGAGGATATGAACATCCCTATCGGAGTTTCGGTAGGCGCGACTATATGTCCTGACGAAGGAACAGACTATGAAACTTTGTATAAGAAGGCTGATCAGGCACTTTACACGGTAAAGCAGGCAGGGAAACACAATTATGCCTTTTATATGCATTCCGAAGATAAGAAGCCGGAAAAGTCCGCTGAGGGTATGGAAGAACTACACATGCTTTTGCGGGAAAGAGAGATTAAACGCGGTGCATATGTACTTGGAATGGATCAGTTCAAGCTCATATACAGATTTATGATGAGGTTTCAGAAGAACTATGCCTGGGATGTTCATTTCGTTGTATTCAGCATAGAAGCTGAAGGTGCTGACGAAAGCAAGATATCGAATGTAACGGATCATTTTATGGAAGTTGCAGCGTCCTGTCTTCGCGGAAGTGATGTTATGACCAGGTTTGGAGCAGCAAACGTTCTTGCTATTTTCCTGAAAACTACGGAAACAGACTGTGAGGTTCCTATCGAAAGAATAAAAGAAAAATGGGATCAGGATCCTGAGGCAGAGGGATTTGCCTTTAAATGGGATAAAGAATTTATGATTCAGGATTGA